A window from Manis javanica isolate MJ-LG chromosome 10, MJ_LKY, whole genome shotgun sequence encodes these proteins:
- the LOC140843861 gene encoding olfactory receptor 6C76-like, producing the protein MRNRTSVTDFILLGLTNNPEAQVVIFLFLFLTYVLSVTGNLTIIVLTLLDSHLKTPMYFFLRNFSFLEISFTSVCNPRFLISILTGDKSISYNACAAQLFFFIFLGSTEFFLLASMSYDRYVAICKPLHYTTIMSHKICCQLVVGSWLAGFLVIFPPLTMGLQLDFCDSNVIDHFTCDAAPLLQISCTDTSTLERMSFVLAVLTLMSTLTLVILSYSYILRTILRIPSAQQRKKAFSTCSSHMIVVSLSYGSCIFMYVKTSAKEGVALTKGVAMLNTSVAPMLNPFIYTLRNQQVKQALKDVLRKILSSKTLT; encoded by the coding sequence ATGAGGAACAGAACATCAGTAACAGATTTCATCCTCCTGGGTCTGACCAATAATCCAGAAGCGCAGGTTgtgattttcctctttttatttctcacatATGTCCTGAGTGTTACTGGAAATCTCACTATCATTGTTCTCACCCTGCTGGATTCCCACCTGAAGacccccatgtatttcttcctcagGAATTTCTCCTTCTTAgaaatttcatttacttctgtCTGTAACCCTAGATTTTTGATCAGCATCCTGACTGGAGACAAATCTATTTCCTACAATGCTTGTGCAGctcagctgtttttttttatcttccttgGTTCGACGGAGTTTTTCCTTCTGGCCTCTATGTCCTATgatcgctatgtggccatctgcaaacctCTGCATTACACAACCATCATGAGTCACAAGATCTGCTGCCAGCTTGTAGTCGGCTCTTGGCTGGCTGGCTTCTTGGTGATCTTCCCTCCGCTGACCATGGGGCTGCAGCTGGATTTCTGTGACTCCAATGTCATTGACCACTTCACCTGTGATGCTGCTCCCTTACTGCAGATCTCTTGCACAGACACCAGTACTCTCGAGCGCATGAGCTTTGTTTTAGCTGTGCTTACGCTTATGTCCACTTTGACATTAGTGATTCTCTCCTACTCTTACATCCTCAGGACAATTCTGAGAATCCCCTCAGCCcaacaaagaaaaaaggctttctcaacctgctcctcccacatgattgttgtctctctctcttacGGAAGCTGCATCTTCATGTATGTGAAAACATCAGCCAAGGAAGGGGTTGCATTGACAAAAGGGGTAGCTATGCTCAATACCTCTGTCGCTCCTatgctgaatccatttatttataCCTTAAGGAACCAGCAGGTGAAACAAGCACTTAAGGATGTTCTGAGAAAGATACTTTCCTCAAAAACATTGACCTGA
- the LOC140843862 gene encoding olfactory receptor 6C65-like has protein sequence MPNKTSIREFILLGLADDPEVQAMTAFFMLLTCLLSKGGNLTIILLTLPNVCFKTPMCFFLRNFSFLEISFTTVCIPRFLISIAIRDAAIILKCWHDTNIFCNLPGTTEFFLLTVMSYDRYVAICKPLHYITVMRDRVCNRLVISSWLAGFLVIFPPGVMGLQLDFCDSNIIDHFTCDSSPVLLKACTDTKFLELMAFLLAVFTLMVTLAVMTLSCTLILRTILKIPSAQQRKKAFSMCSSHMIVVPISHGSCIFMYAKTSAQEGVALSKGVVVLNTSVAPNPFIYTLGNQWVKQALKDFTKKKCFQASTNLYEICR, from the coding sequence ATGCCAAATAAGACATCAATAAGAGAATTCATTCTTCTGGGCCTTGCAGATGACCCAGAGGTACAGGCCATGACAGCCTTCTTCATGTTGCTCACCTGCTTATTGAGCAAAGGTGGAAACCTGACCATCATCCTGTTAACACTACCAAATGTCTGTTTCAAGACTCCCATGTGTTTTTTCCTCAggaatttctctttcttagaaATTTCATTCACAACAGTCTGTATTCCTAGGTTTCTGATCAGCATTGCCATAAGAGATGCAGCTATTATCTTAAAATGCTGGCATGacacaaatattttttgtaatCTTCCAGGTACCACAGAGTTTTTCCTTCTGACTGtaatgtcctatgaccgctatgtggctaTCTGCAAACCTCTACATTACATAACTGTCATGCGTGACAGAGTCTGCAACCGGCTTGTAATCAGCTCCTGGCTAGCTGGTTTCCTGGTTATCTTTCCCCCAGGGGTTATGGGACTCCAGCTGGATTTCTGTGACTCTAACATTATTGACCACTTCACTTGTGACTCTTCTCCTGTGCTCCTGAAGGCTTGCACAGACACAAAGTTTCTAGAGCTTATGGCATTTCTCTTGGCAGTGTTCACACTCATGGTAACTTTAGCCGTGATGACTCTCTCTTGCACACTTATCCTGAGAACAATTCTGAAGATCCCCTCAGCCCAGCAAAGGAAAAAGGCCTTTTCCATGTGCTCCTCCCACATGATTGTAGTTCCCATTTCTCATGGGAGTTGCATTTTTATGTATGCAAAGACATCTGCACAGGAAGGTGTGGCTTTGAGCAAAGGTGTAGTGGTACTTAACACCTCTGTTGCTCCCAATCCCTTTATTTACACTTTAGGGAACCAGTGGGTAAAACAAGCCCTTAAggactttacaaaaaaaaaatgcttccaaGCAAGCACAAATCTTTATGAAATCTGTAGATGA